From the genome of Streptomyces sp. NBC_00659, one region includes:
- a CDS encoding response regulator, protein MSDPIRVLVVEDDPVAADAHVMYVGRVPGFTAVGKVHTGAQARRALDRTPVDLLLLDLHLPDTHGLQLARSLRAAGHRADVIAVTSARDLAVVREGVSLGVVQYVLKPFTFATLRDRLIRYAEFRAAAGEASGQAEVDRALAALRAPGPAALPKGLSAPTLERVSVTLRDHADGLTAAKAAEAVGISRITARRYLEHLVEGGRAARAPQYGTVGRPELQYRWIKG, encoded by the coding sequence ATGAGCGATCCGATCCGCGTGCTCGTCGTCGAGGACGATCCGGTGGCCGCCGACGCGCACGTCATGTACGTCGGCCGGGTGCCCGGCTTCACGGCGGTGGGCAAGGTCCACACAGGTGCGCAGGCGCGCCGCGCGCTGGACCGTACGCCCGTGGACCTGCTGCTGCTCGACCTGCATCTGCCGGACACGCACGGCCTCCAGCTCGCGCGCTCGCTGCGCGCCGCCGGCCATCGCGCGGACGTCATCGCGGTGACCTCCGCGCGGGACCTGGCGGTCGTACGGGAGGGGGTGTCGCTCGGCGTCGTCCAGTACGTGCTGAAGCCGTTCACCTTCGCCACCCTGCGCGACCGGCTGATCCGGTACGCGGAGTTCCGCGCGGCGGCCGGCGAGGCGAGCGGCCAGGCCGAGGTGGACCGCGCGCTGGCCGCCCTGCGGGCTCCCGGCCCGGCCGCGCTGCCCAAGGGCCTGAGCGCGCCGACCCTGGAACGCGTGAGTGTCACCCTCAGGGACCACGCGGACGGACTGACGGCGGCCAAGGCCGCCGAGGCCGTCGGCATCTCCCGGATCACGGCCCGGCGCTATCTGGAACACCTGGTGGAGGGGGGCCGGGCGGCACGCGCCCCGCAGTACGGGACGGTCGGACGGCCGGAGCTCCAGTACCGCTGGATCAAGGGCTGA
- a CDS encoding helix-turn-helix domain-containing protein, with amino-acid sequence MRVHQPQAQQPTPPFNAPAARRLRAALGMGPEHVAYGLRASYGLPYATPDLVTAWERGIAAPSSPELTALAGVLWCSASELIGAPRTLREHRVARDLAPEDVAHAVGIELLAYERMEESGTWRGNERQSTALAKALDLSLSDFITVTGRDGRLADLLRSAVTTRWQASVRPVAKVVPLERDVLEVVLQELHTGYQGRTAATLNWGGGPATTGSGESGQDFLDRIVDHFWTAVRASSY; translated from the coding sequence GTGCGCGTGCACCAACCGCAAGCCCAACAGCCCACCCCGCCCTTCAACGCCCCGGCCGCCCGAAGACTGCGGGCAGCGCTCGGAATGGGGCCCGAGCACGTCGCGTACGGCCTGAGAGCCTCGTACGGGCTGCCGTACGCCACACCCGATCTGGTCACCGCCTGGGAGCGTGGCATCGCCGCGCCGAGCAGTCCCGAACTCACCGCTCTCGCAGGCGTGTTGTGGTGTTCCGCGAGTGAACTCATAGGCGCGCCACGCACGTTGCGCGAACACCGCGTCGCCCGTGATCTCGCCCCGGAGGACGTGGCACATGCCGTCGGGATCGAACTCCTCGCCTACGAACGGATGGAGGAGTCCGGCACCTGGCGCGGGAACGAGCGGCAGTCGACCGCGCTGGCCAAGGCACTCGACCTGTCGCTGTCCGACTTCATCACGGTGACGGGCCGCGACGGCCGCCTCGCCGACCTGCTGCGCAGCGCCGTGACGACGCGGTGGCAGGCCTCTGTGCGCCCGGTCGCGAAGGTGGTGCCGCTGGAGCGTGACGTCCTGGAGGTCGTGCTCCAGGAGCTGCACACCGGCTACCAGGGGCGGACGGCCGCCACACTGAACTGGGGCGGCGGTCCGGCCACCACCGGCTCCGGCGAGTCCGGCCAGGACTTCCTCGACCGGATCGTCGATCATTTCTGGACAGCTGTCCGCGCGAGCTCGTACTGA
- a CDS encoding sensor histidine kinase produces MRLPRVPRPRSLAGQLFGMQAVLIAVLVAGYALFTYVGDRSQAEEAAGRQAMAVARSVADSPSVHAAIGTANPTAELQPYSLRVQRDTRVDFVTIMDPRGIRWTHPEEKQIGKHFLGHIGPALRGTSFTETFTGSLGASVRAVTPIKEGERTIGLVSSGIKVEAITERVQDQVTALIWVATGALLLGAVGTYVINARLRRSTHGMNAAELSRMHDYHQAALHAVREGLLMLDGQFRVALMNDGGRELLGTTNDVVGRSVAELGLPAPLTGALLSAEPRVDEVHLTDTRVLVVNTSPVSGGERRGTVVTLRDVTELQSLTGELDSERGFTQALRSQAHEAANRLHTVVSLIELGRAEEAVDFATAELELAQALTDEVISAVSEPVLAALLLGKAAQANERGVELVVSEDSGIDDGLLPASLTPRDLVTVLGNLIDNAMDAAQGTAGACVTVTAFTEESALVLRVADTGAGVDPAHAEQVFRRGWSTKPAGPGGRGLGLALARQTVSRHAGTLNVREGTDGGAEFEVRLPLPTTPADPAPLLPSETVPPGGGA; encoded by the coding sequence ATGCGTCTTCCCCGTGTCCCGCGACCGCGCAGCCTGGCCGGCCAGCTCTTCGGCATGCAGGCCGTGCTCATCGCGGTCCTCGTCGCCGGGTACGCGCTGTTCACCTACGTCGGCGACCGCAGCCAGGCCGAGGAGGCCGCGGGCCGTCAGGCGATGGCGGTCGCGCGCTCGGTCGCGGACTCCCCGTCCGTCCACGCGGCCATCGGCACGGCGAACCCCACCGCAGAGCTCCAGCCGTACTCCCTGCGCGTGCAGCGGGACACCCGCGTCGACTTCGTGACCATCATGGATCCGCGCGGCATCCGCTGGACGCACCCCGAGGAGAAGCAGATAGGCAAGCACTTCCTCGGACACATCGGCCCGGCGCTGAGGGGCACCTCCTTCACGGAGACGTTCACGGGCAGCCTCGGCGCCTCCGTACGCGCCGTCACCCCGATCAAGGAGGGCGAGCGGACCATCGGCCTGGTCAGCTCGGGCATCAAGGTCGAGGCGATCACCGAACGCGTCCAGGACCAGGTGACGGCCCTGATCTGGGTCGCGACCGGGGCGCTGCTGCTGGGCGCCGTCGGCACGTACGTCATCAACGCCCGGCTGCGGCGCTCCACCCACGGCATGAACGCGGCCGAGCTGAGCCGGATGCACGACTACCACCAGGCCGCGCTGCACGCCGTACGCGAGGGGCTGCTGATGCTGGACGGACAGTTCCGGGTGGCGCTGATGAACGACGGCGGACGGGAGCTGCTCGGCACCACGAACGACGTGGTGGGCCGTTCGGTGGCCGAACTCGGGCTGCCCGCGCCGCTGACGGGCGCGCTGCTGTCGGCGGAGCCCCGCGTGGACGAGGTCCATCTGACGGACACGCGGGTGCTGGTGGTGAACACCTCCCCGGTGTCCGGCGGCGAACGCCGCGGCACGGTGGTCACCCTGCGCGACGTGACCGAACTCCAGTCACTGACGGGAGAACTGGACTCGGAGCGCGGCTTCACCCAGGCGCTGCGCTCACAGGCGCACGAGGCGGCGAACCGTCTGCACACGGTGGTCTCCCTCATCGAACTGGGCCGCGCCGAGGAGGCCGTCGACTTCGCCACCGCCGAACTGGAGCTGGCGCAGGCGCTCACCGACGAGGTGATCTCCGCGGTCAGCGAACCGGTCCTCGCCGCGCTGCTGCTGGGCAAGGCGGCGCAGGCGAACGAGCGCGGTGTGGAGCTCGTGGTCTCCGAGGACAGCGGCATCGACGACGGACTTCTCCCGGCCTCGCTCACTCCGCGCGACCTGGTCACCGTGCTCGGCAACCTGATCGACAACGCGATGGACGCGGCGCAGGGGACGGCGGGCGCCTGCGTCACGGTGACGGCGTTCACCGAGGAGTCGGCCCTGGTGCTGCGGGTCGCCGACACCGGCGCCGGGGTGGACCCCGCCCACGCCGAGCAGGTCTTCCGGCGCGGCTGGTCCACGAAACCGGCGGGCCCCGGCGGCCGTGGTCTCGGCCTGGCCCTGGCCCGCCAGACGGTGAGCCGGCACGCGGGCACGCTGAACGTGCGCGAAGGAACGGACGGCGGAGCGGAGTTCGAGGTACGCCTGCCGCTCCCCACCACACCCGCCGACCCGGCGCCGCTCCTGCCGTCCGAGACCGTTCCGCCCGGAGGTGGCGCATGA
- a CDS encoding TetR/AcrR family transcriptional regulator gives MAAMTTGNPSRADVNRRRILDVALAELLRDPDASMDQIARAAGVVRRTVYGHFPSREALVGTLTDEAVAAVAAAHAAGREGVADPAESLARSTLAVWEIADRYRLLVALAQRSVTMQGIRERLTPVREACAEILRRGLEQGVFDSPLPPNALAYVHEQTLFALMEAVNDGLLAAEEAGGSATVTMLTAAGVPASRATELVAKLSV, from the coding sequence ATGGCAGCCATGACCACGGGTAACCCGAGCCGCGCCGATGTGAACCGCCGCCGCATCCTGGACGTCGCGCTCGCCGAACTGCTGCGTGACCCCGACGCGTCCATGGACCAGATCGCGCGGGCGGCGGGGGTCGTACGGCGCACGGTCTACGGGCATTTCCCCAGCCGCGAGGCGCTGGTCGGCACCCTGACCGACGAGGCCGTGGCGGCGGTCGCGGCGGCGCACGCGGCGGGCCGCGAAGGGGTCGCGGACCCGGCCGAGTCACTGGCCCGCTCGACCCTGGCCGTCTGGGAGATCGCCGACCGCTACCGGCTGCTGGTCGCCCTCGCCCAGCGCAGCGTCACCATGCAGGGGATCCGTGAACGTCTGACGCCGGTCCGCGAGGCCTGCGCGGAGATTCTCCGGCGCGGCCTGGAGCAGGGCGTGTTCGACTCGCCGCTGCCTCCGAACGCGCTGGCGTACGTGCACGAGCAGACCCTGTTCGCCCTCATGGAGGCGGTGAACGACGGTCTCCTGGCAGCGGAGGAGGCGGGCGGCTCCGCCACGGTCACCATGCTGACCGCGGCGGGCGTACCCGCCTCACGCGCCACCGAACTGGTGGCGAAGCTGAGCGTCTGA
- a CDS encoding cation:dicarboxylate symporter family transporter translates to MTSSRRAAVASTPQTAPAAPAAKRDRTHYLYIAVIGAVALGIAVGLIAPDFAVELKPIGTGFVNLIKMMISPIIFCTIVLGIGSVRKAAKVGAVGGIALGYFLVMSLVALAIGLVVGNILEPGSSLAMTDAVKEAGQGQVSAEALPPVDFVLSIIPTTMVSAFTEGQVLQTLLVALLTGFALQAMGAAGQPVLRGVEHIQRLVFRILAMVMWAAPLGAFGAIAAVTGSAGLDALKSLAVLMLGFYVTCFLFVFIVLGTLLRVVTGLNILTLFKYLGREFLLILSTSSSESALPRLIAKMEHLGVGKPVVGITVPTGYSFNLDGTMIYMTMASLYIADAMGTPMSIGEQIPLLLFLLVASKGAAGVSGAGLATLAGGLQSHKPALVDGVGLIVGIDRFMSEARALTNFAGNAVATVLIGTWTKEIDKERVSRVLAGQLPFDEKTLLDDADASADVHADVPEQGGEKEPATA, encoded by the coding sequence ATGACGTCGTCAAGGAGGGCAGCCGTGGCCAGCACGCCGCAAACGGCACCTGCCGCACCCGCCGCCAAGCGGGACCGCACGCACTATCTGTACATCGCCGTGATCGGCGCCGTGGCCCTCGGGATCGCGGTGGGCCTGATCGCCCCCGACTTCGCCGTCGAGCTCAAGCCCATCGGTACGGGCTTCGTGAACCTGATCAAGATGATGATCTCCCCGATCATCTTCTGCACGATCGTGCTGGGCATCGGCTCGGTCCGCAAGGCCGCCAAGGTCGGCGCCGTCGGCGGTATCGCGCTCGGCTACTTCCTGGTCATGTCGCTGGTCGCGCTGGCCATCGGTCTGGTCGTCGGCAACATCCTGGAGCCGGGCAGCAGCCTGGCGATGACCGACGCGGTCAAGGAGGCCGGCCAGGGCCAGGTGTCGGCGGAGGCGCTGCCGCCGGTCGACTTCGTGCTCTCGATCATCCCGACCACGATGGTCTCGGCGTTCACCGAGGGCCAGGTCCTGCAGACCCTGCTCGTCGCGCTCCTGACCGGGTTCGCCCTCCAGGCCATGGGAGCGGCCGGGCAGCCGGTCCTGCGCGGGGTGGAGCACATCCAGCGGCTCGTGTTCCGGATCCTCGCCATGGTCATGTGGGCCGCCCCGCTGGGTGCCTTCGGCGCGATCGCCGCCGTCACCGGTTCCGCGGGCCTGGACGCGCTCAAGAGTCTCGCCGTGCTGATGCTCGGCTTCTACGTCACCTGTTTCCTGTTCGTCTTCATCGTGCTCGGCACGCTGCTGCGGGTGGTGACGGGCCTGAACATCCTCACGCTCTTCAAGTACCTGGGCCGCGAGTTCCTGCTGATCCTGTCCACCTCCTCCTCCGAGTCCGCCCTGCCGCGGCTCATCGCGAAGATGGAGCACCTGGGCGTCGGCAAGCCGGTCGTCGGCATCACCGTCCCGACCGGCTACTCCTTCAACCTCGACGGCACGATGATCTACATGACCATGGCCTCGCTCTACATCGCCGACGCGATGGGCACGCCCATGTCGATCGGGGAGCAGATCCCGCTCCTGCTCTTCCTCCTGGTCGCGTCCAAGGGCGCGGCCGGCGTCAGCGGGGCGGGCCTCGCCACGCTGGCCGGCGGCCTCCAGTCGCACAAGCCCGCCCTGGTGGACGGCGTCGGCCTCATCGTCGGCATCGACCGTTTCATGAGCGAGGCACGCGCGCTGACGAACTTCGCCGGCAACGCCGTGGCCACGGTCCTGATCGGAACCTGGACGAAGGAGATCGACAAGGAGCGGGTGTCCCGAGTTCTCGCCGGACAGCTTCCCTTCGACGAGAAGACCCTGCTGGACGACGCCGACGCCTCCGCCGACGTCCACGCGGACGTGCCGGAGCAGGGCGGGGAGAAGGAGCCGGCCACGGCGTAG